One window of the Anopheles cruzii chromosome 2, idAnoCruzAS_RS32_06, whole genome shotgun sequence genome contains the following:
- the LOC128267466 gene encoding adenine phosphoribosyltransferase — protein sequence MSSDQSANVELIKKHIGEYPDFPKKGILFKDIFTALRHGEVCKAIKNVLLSYVREQCPDVQVIVGLEARGFLFSLLIAAELGISSVPIRKKGKLPGSCAQQEYVLEYGTDVFEIQKGSISSGQKVLIIDDLLATGGTMDAANKLVQQLGGIVEQNVVIIELTELGGRKKLDAAGINVHSFIQYDDIE from the exons ATGTCTTCCGATCAAAGTGCAAATGTGGAGCTGATTAAGAAACACATCGGAGAGTATCCGGATTTTCCGAAGAAGGGAATTCTCTTCAA AGATATCTTTACCGCCCTCCGTCATGGGGAAGTTTGCAAGGCCATCAAAAATGTGCTGCTTTCGTACGTCCGTGAGCAATGTCCCGATGTGCAGGTGATCGTCGGCCTAGAAGCGCGCGGATTTCTGTTCAGTCTGCTCATCGCTGCCGAGCTGGGCATTTCTTCGGTGCCGATTCGCAAGAAGGGTAAACTTCCGGGTTCATGCGCTCAGCAAGAGTATGTCCTGGAGTATGGAACT GATGTGTTCGAGATACAGAAGGGTAGCATAAGTTCCGGCCAAAAGGTGTTGATTATCGACGACctgttggccaccggcggtaCGATGGATGCTGCAAATAAATTGGTCCAGCAACTCGGGGGAATCGTGGAGCAAAATGTCGTTATTATAGAATTAACGGAACTAGGGGGAAGGAAGAAGCTAGACGCGGCTGGAATCAACGTACATTCCTTTATACAATACGACGATATCGAGTGA
- the LOC128277841 gene encoding lysosome membrane protein 2 — MRFPKNVFNVRQNATNPLFAPNDGGRTPLSMLISQGAKISTNFPVIIFGIVTLIAGVVLSSVPLVNIFIMKNLRLWNGSISYHYWQRPGVTRLTKVYIFNVTNPEKFLAGEKPKLVEVGPFVYREDMEKVNIKFHDNNTVTYQHKKILHFVPELSVDKNVRITTPNIPLLTISTQSKYLHFLAAKTISVALTLMGKQEMFVSLTADELVFGYDDRLVSLAHKFYPRNRRPLEKMGLLNGRNGTLTEYATMHTGHTGMDKFGYFDKLNGLDHLPHWDGEPCRNLEASEGSFFPPRDITHRDVVYIYDKDLCRKIPLVYRKPIEKDGIGADLYTIADDAYGPPNENNSCYDHVYYEKRRGLQNISPCQYGAPVYISNPHFFQSDTELLQAVEGLEPRQEQHETFFKIQPTLGVPLEGQVRVQLNLLVEKAPHIIATKDFRDFVFPIMWLEEGVSELTPPIRRWIYLATVFAPTALPILSFGMIIAGTFALIYVFVRAYKNFIFADDPAAELLEMGRRSLRRGSHLIGTVQHRTLPRERHSLLPSIPPTDPVDGQLDAGSHPSSGHNQHNNNNHLLHNHNLLQSYHHLYIQPKDQSLLTEENTPT; from the exons ATGAGATTTCCCAAAAACGTCTTCAATGTCCGACAAAATGCTACGAATCCGCTGTTTGCACCGAACGACGGTGGCCGCACGCCGCTATCGATGCTCATTTCGCAGGGAGCGAAGATAAGCACCA ACTTCCCCGTGATTATCTTTGGCATCGTGACACTTATCGCCGGGGTCGTACTGTCTTCCGTTCCTTTGGTAAACATTTTCATCATGAAG AATCTGAGGCTGTGGAATGGCTCGATCAGTTACCACTACTGGCAGCGTCCGGGCGTCACTAGGCTAACTAAGGTGTACATATTTAACGTTACTAACCCGGAGAAGTTTCTCGCCGGTGAAAAGCCAAAACTAGTTGAAGTAGGACCGTTCGTGTACAG GGAGGACATGGAGAAAGTCAACATCAAGTTCCACGACAATAACACCGTGACGTACCAGCACAAAAAGATTCTGCACTTTGTTCCTGAGCTGAGCGTAGATAAGAATGTACGCATCACGACACCAAATATACCGTTGCTG ACCATCTCGACGCAGAGCAAGTACTTACACTTCCTAGCAGCAAAGACGATCTCGGTCGCCCTGACGCTGATGGGCAAGCAAGAAATGTTCGTATCGCTGACCGCCGACGAACTGGTGTTCGGCTACGACGATCGGCTCGTCAGTCTGGCGCACAAGTTCTATCCCCGCAACCGACGGCCGCTGGAGAAGATGGGACTTCTGAATGGG CGGAACGGTACGCTTACCGAGTACGCGACGATGCACACCGGGCATACGGGGATGGACAAGTTCGGGTACTTTGACAAGCTGAACGGTCTGGACCATTTGCCCCACTGGGACGGCGAGCCCTGCCGGAACCTAGAGGCGTCCGAGGGCAGCTTTTTTCCACCTCGCGACATCACGCACCGCGACGTGGTGTATATCTACGATAAAGATCTCTGTCGCAAGATACCTCTGGTGTATCGGAAGCCGATCGAGAAAGATG GAATCGGTGCTGATCTTTACACCATCGCCGATGACGCCTACGGTCCACCGAACGAGAACAACAGCTGTTACGACCACGTGTACTATGAAAAGCGTAGAGGGCTGCAGAACATTAGCCCGTGCCAGTATG GAGCTCCAGTGTACATCTCCAACCCACACTTCTTCCAGTCCGATACCGAGCTACTGCAGGCCGTGGAGGGCCTGGAGCCACGGCAGGAGCAACACGAAACGTTCTTTAAAATTCAACCT ACATTAGGCGTCCCACTGGAGGGCCAGGTACGGGTGCAGCTTAATCTTCTAGTCGAGAAAGCGCCCCACATAATAGCAACCAAAGACTTCCGTGATTTCGTATTTCCCATTATGTGGCTCGAGGAG GGTGTCAGCGAGCTTACGCCACCAATCCGACGCTGGATCTATCTGGCCACGGTGTTTGCACCGACCGCGTTGCCAATTCTGTCGTTCGGCATGATCATTGCGGGAACGTTCGCCTTGATCTACGTCTTCGTGCGGGCGTACAAAAACTTCATATTTGCGGACGACCCAGCGGCAGAGCTTCTCGAAATGGGTCGTCGATCGTTACGCCGAGGTAGCCATTTGATCGGGACCGTGCAGCATCGTACGCTGCCAAGAGAACGACACAGCTTGCTACCCTCGATTCCCCCTACCGATCCAGTTGACGGCCAGCTAGACGCTGGCTCGCATCCCTCGTCCGGTCACAACCagcataacaacaacaaccatctcCTGCACAACCACAACTTGCTGCAGAGCTACCATCATCTTTACATTCAACCCAAGGACCAAAGTCTACTAACCGAAGAGAACACCCCCACCTAG
- the LOC128267206 gene encoding LHFPL tetraspan subfamily member 3 protein isoform X1, with translation MGTKIEYVDSSHMYATNYIRNSKAIAVLWAIFSICYAIISVVAFVTPEWVGDSDSDAGGRLGLWQICQKDDLNDSCSGKLEELLEMQSIAFQVATVFCGLAVGTAALAICCLLLMVFMKSTTVFHICGWMQMLSALCMVIACVSFPFGWNSDEFRKVCGPESNRFEVGLCSMRWAYPLAIIACIDGFILATLSFILATRHVRLQPEPQYQSREINNAYVTDAVSIAGSRKSLNLQPVLLVAPPHHMTDTLSSRVYRPDYHSSLHQFQL, from the exons ATGGGAACGAAGATCGAGTATGTCGATTCGAGCCACATGTACGCGACGAACTACATTCGCAACTCGAAAGCGATCGCCGTCCTTTGGGCGATCTTCAGCATCTGCTACGCCATCATCAGTGTTGTGGCGTTCGTAACGCCAG AATGGGTTGGCgactccgattccgatgccgGCGGTCGGCTGGGCCTGTGGCAGATCTGCCAGAAAGATGATCTCAACGATAGCTGTAGCGGCAAACTGGAAGAACTGCTCGAGATGCAATCCATAGCCTTTCAG GTAGCGACCGTGTTTTGTGGACTGGCCGTAGGCACCGCTGCGCTGGCGATCTGCTGTCTGCTCCTGATGGTGTTCATGAAGTCGACGACCGTTTTTCACATTTGCGGCTGGATGCAGATGCTCTCGG CCCTGTGCATGGTGATTGCCTgcgtttcgtttccgttcggATGGAACTCGGACGAGTTTCGTAAAGTTTGTGGCCCCgaatcgaaccggttcgaagTTGGACTGTGCAGCATGCGTTGGGCTTACCCGCTGGCAATAATTG CTTGCATCGATGGCTTCATCTTGGCCACACTTTCGTTCATCCTGGCGACGCGACACGTACGCTTGCAGCCAGAACCGCAGTATCAAAGCA GGGAAATCAACAACGCGTACGTTACGGATGCAGTCAGTATTGCGGGCTCGAGGAAATCGTTGAACCTTCAACCGGTGCTGCTAGTGGCGCCTCCACACCACAT GACCGATACGCTATCGAGCAGAGTCTATCGTCCCGACTACCACAGCTCGCTCCACCAGTTTCAACTGTAA
- the LOC128267206 gene encoding LHFPL tetraspan subfamily member 3 protein isoform X2 has protein sequence MGTKIEYVDSSHMYATNYIRNSKAIAVLWAIFSICYAIISVVAFVTPEWVGDSDSDAGGRLGLWQICQKDDLNDSCSGKLEELLEMQSIAFQVATVFCGLAVGTAALAICCLLLMVFMKSTTVFHICGWMQMLSALCMVIACVSFPFGWNSDEFRKVCGPESNRFEVGLCSMRWAYPLAIIACIDGFILATLSFILATRHVRLQPEPQYQSSTYKGEINNAYVTDAVSIAGSRKSLNLQPVLLVAPPHHMTDTLSSRVYRPDYHSSLHQFQL, from the exons ATGGGAACGAAGATCGAGTATGTCGATTCGAGCCACATGTACGCGACGAACTACATTCGCAACTCGAAAGCGATCGCCGTCCTTTGGGCGATCTTCAGCATCTGCTACGCCATCATCAGTGTTGTGGCGTTCGTAACGCCAG AATGGGTTGGCgactccgattccgatgccgGCGGTCGGCTGGGCCTGTGGCAGATCTGCCAGAAAGATGATCTCAACGATAGCTGTAGCGGCAAACTGGAAGAACTGCTCGAGATGCAATCCATAGCCTTTCAG GTAGCGACCGTGTTTTGTGGACTGGCCGTAGGCACCGCTGCGCTGGCGATCTGCTGTCTGCTCCTGATGGTGTTCATGAAGTCGACGACCGTTTTTCACATTTGCGGCTGGATGCAGATGCTCTCGG CCCTGTGCATGGTGATTGCCTgcgtttcgtttccgttcggATGGAACTCGGACGAGTTTCGTAAAGTTTGTGGCCCCgaatcgaaccggttcgaagTTGGACTGTGCAGCATGCGTTGGGCTTACCCGCTGGCAATAATTG CTTGCATCGATGGCTTCATCTTGGCCACACTTTCGTTCATCCTGGCGACGCGACACGTACGCTTGCAGCCAGAACCGCAGTATCAAAGCAGTACGTATAAAG GGGAAATCAACAACGCGTACGTTACGGATGCAGTCAGTATTGCGGGCTCGAGGAAATCGTTGAACCTTCAACCGGTGCTGCTAGTGGCGCCTCCACACCACAT GACCGATACGCTATCGAGCAGAGTCTATCGTCCCGACTACCACAGCTCGCTCCACCAGTTTCAACTGTAA